Proteins found in one Mytilus edulis chromosome 2, xbMytEdul2.2, whole genome shotgun sequence genomic segment:
- the LOC139510217 gene encoding N-glycosylase/DNA lyase-like, producing the protein MAAPMIESTFKSFMCPMKELRLDKTLACGQSFRWKENIPGTWVGVLAGRVWKLKQNENEIFYTTHSKSIQQPTKIEKCPPTKKRRKLTKMGTTEQMTRTIEEKHICCENIGIEGDNELNILRDYLQLSVKLQDLYSQWSLNDPNFREKSENFQGVRMLRQHPVENLFSFICSSNNHISRISSMVEKLCEHYGEKVIELDGQAYFAFPSISSLAGEGVEEKLRQLGFGYRAKYISSSARYLNENGGEDFLFSLREQPYEEAKQQLMKLNGVGAKVADCVCLMSMDKAGAIPVDTHVWQIAARDYIPKLKQSKSLTDNLYKEIGDHFRSLWGPYAGWAHSVLFTADLKKFKRESPDTKIKEKAKKKKVK; encoded by the exons ATGGCTGCGCCCATGATTGAATCAACTTTCAAGTCATTTATGTGTCCGATGAAAGAATTACGGCTTGATAAAACACTGGCATGTGGACAGTCATTCAG ATGGAAAGAGAATATCCCTGGTACTTGGGTTGGGGTATTAGCAGGGCGAGTATGGAAGctgaaacaaaatgaaaatgagaTCTTTTATACCACTCATAGTAAATCTATTCAACAACCGACCAAGATAGAAAAATGTCCACCAACCAAAAAGCGtagaaaattaaccaaaatggGGACAACAGAACAGATGACCAGAACTATTgaagaaaaacacatttgttgTGAAAATATAGGAATTGAAGGTGATAATGAACTCAACATTTTAAGAGATTATTTACAGCTCTCTGTTAAACTCCAAGATCTCTATTCACAATGGTCGCTCAACGACCCAAATTTCCGGGAGAAATCTGAAAACTTTCAAGGAGTTAGAATGCTTCGTCAGCACCCTgttgaaaatttattttcattcatttgttctTCAAACAACCATATATCTAGAATAAGTTCAATGGTAGAAAAATTATGTGAACATTATGGTGAGAAGGTAATAGAACTAGATGGTCAGGCTTATTTTGCCTTCCCGTCTATATCATCGCTGGCAGGTGAAGGTGTTGAAGAAAAATTGAGACAGCTAGGTTTTGGTTATCGGGCCAAATACATTAGTTCATCAGCTCGTTACCTCAACGAGAATGGCGGAGAGgattttttatttagtttgagAGAACAGCCATACGAAGAAGCAAAGCAGCAATTAATGAAACTCAATGGTGTAGGTGCTAAG gTAGCAGATTGTGTTTGTTTGATGTCAATGGACAAAGCCGGTGCCATTCCAGTCGACACCCATGTGTGGCAAATAGCAGCAAGAGATTATATACCAAAATTAAAACAGTCAAAATCACTAACAGATAATCTTTATAAAGAAATAG GAGATCATTTCAGAAGTCTGTGGGGACCATATGCTGGATGGGCACATTCT GTACTGTTCACAGCTGATCTTAAGAAGTTCAAAAGAGAAAGTCCAGATACAAAAATAAAG GAAAAGGCAAAAAAGAAGAAAGTGAAGTAG